A region from the Nitrospira sp. genome encodes:
- a CDS encoding glycerate kinase gives MPLTLPASPARSILRRVIGAGLRAADPAHALCQHVHRTGHRLQVGRRTYDLRSFDRVVVVGAGKASARMAQALERVLGSYLNSGLIVVKTGHRLPTKRITVIEAGHPVPDRAGLEAAEQLRARVAEVGARDLLIVLLSGGASSLIPAPVEGVSLADKQTITQLLLRSGATIQEINVVRKHLSTIKGGRLAEATRARIVTLILSDVIGDELTAIGSGPTAPDPSTYRDAIAIMKRRRIWTKAPASIRRHLKRGDCGDVNETPKPGTARFRRVQHEIIGNNEMALVAAAQAAQQAGLRTVLFSTPLLGEAAQAGKTFASLAECLSEGKGIVRRPYCIVAGGETTVTVTGRGKGGRAQEFAAAAACAIAGLHNVWVAAVGTDGTDGPTEVAGAVVAGATFGKAKIKGVNLRRALARHDTYPALHALKSHIVTGPTGTNVNDLYLLLAL, from the coding sequence ATGCCTCTCACGTTACCGGCCTCTCCCGCCCGATCCATTCTTCGTCGTGTAATCGGGGCGGGGTTGCGGGCGGCGGATCCCGCCCACGCTCTGTGCCAGCACGTTCATCGAACCGGCCACCGATTGCAGGTGGGGCGCCGCACGTATGATCTGCGATCATTCGATCGAGTGGTCGTGGTCGGGGCGGGAAAAGCCTCCGCGCGAATGGCGCAAGCCCTCGAGCGGGTGTTAGGCTCGTATCTGAACAGCGGGCTCATTGTCGTCAAAACCGGCCATCGTCTGCCCACCAAACGCATCACTGTGATCGAAGCCGGTCATCCGGTTCCTGATCGAGCCGGACTGGAAGCGGCCGAACAACTGCGCGCCCGAGTGGCAGAGGTAGGCGCTCGCGATCTCCTCATTGTGCTGCTCTCTGGCGGGGCATCCAGTTTGATCCCTGCTCCGGTCGAGGGGGTCAGCCTTGCCGATAAACAGACCATCACGCAATTACTCCTGAGAAGCGGTGCGACGATTCAAGAGATCAACGTGGTCAGAAAACACCTCTCGACGATCAAGGGGGGGCGCCTCGCCGAAGCCACTCGCGCAAGGATTGTGACGCTGATCCTCTCGGATGTAATCGGCGATGAATTGACGGCCATCGGCTCCGGTCCGACGGCGCCCGACCCTTCGACCTATCGTGATGCAATCGCGATCATGAAGCGGCGACGAATCTGGACGAAGGCGCCTGCTTCAATCCGCCGACACCTCAAGCGTGGTGATTGCGGCGACGTCAATGAGACGCCGAAGCCGGGTACGGCGCGATTCCGGCGAGTGCAGCATGAGATCATCGGGAATAACGAGATGGCGCTCGTTGCAGCCGCGCAAGCGGCTCAACAGGCGGGTCTGCGAACCGTTCTGTTTTCGACGCCCCTTCTCGGCGAAGCCGCTCAAGCCGGAAAGACATTCGCGTCACTCGCAGAATGCTTGTCTGAGGGGAAGGGAATCGTCCGGCGGCCCTATTGTATTGTGGCCGGCGGGGAAACAACCGTCACAGTCACAGGGCGCGGCAAGGGTGGCCGTGCACAGGAGTTCGCTGCCGCAGCGGCCTGTGCGATCGCCGGTCTTCACAACGTCTGGGTTGCTGCCGTCGGGACCGATGGGACCGACGGTCCGACCGAGGTGGCTGGTGCGGTGGTGGCCGGGGCCACGTTTGGAAAGGCGAAAATAAAAGGGGTGAATCTTCGTCGCGCACTCGCGCGGCACGATACCTATCCAGCCCTTCACGCGCTCAAGAGTCACATTGTCACGGGACCTACCGGCACCAACGTGAACGATCTTTACCTTCTGCTCGCACTCTAG